In one Columba livia isolate bColLiv1 breed racing homer chromosome 23, bColLiv1.pat.W.v2, whole genome shotgun sequence genomic region, the following are encoded:
- the LOC102097994 gene encoding olfactory receptor 6F1, with protein sequence MQMLTETFLSLQKDVNTWEDMANETSVEEFILLGFPGTWHFRVSLAVIFALMYSLAVIGNASIIALVWMSSNLHTPMYFFLCNLSFLEIWYTTGAVPKAIGVMLGTSQTISFSACTLQLFFLLSLGSTECFLLSVMAYDRYIAICYPLRYSSLMNSVLSAQLVLSSWLGGFLAISLLAFLTSRLTFCGPDIINHFLCDIDSCLALSCSDTWSVELATFLVSIIVVLASCVVTLVSYMYIISSILRIQSVHGRKKAFSTCSAHLSVVTIWYGSTIFLYVKPSARNSLDLNKLVNTFNTIVTPLLNPFIYTLRNKEVKKALEWAFQKK encoded by the coding sequence ATGCAAATGCTCACAGAAACTTTCCTGTCTTTGCAGAAGGACGTTAATACTTGGGAGGACATGGCAAATGAGACAAGTGTGGAAGAATTCATCCTTCTTGGCTTCCCAGGCACTTGGCATTTCCGAGTGTCACTAGCGGTGATATTTGCACTGATGTACTCCCTGGCAGTAATAGGCAATGCATCCATCATAGCCCTCGTGTGGATGAGCAGCAACCTCCATACCccaatgtattttttcctctgtaatcTCTCCTTTCTGGAGATCTGGTACACTACTGGTGCTGTTCCCAAAGCCATAGGAGTCATGCTGGGGACTAGCCAGACCATCTCCTTCAGTGCTTGCACCCTCcagttgttctttcttctctccctagGCTCCACTgagtgttttcttctgtctgtcaTGGCCTATGATCGGTACATAGCCATATGCTACCCCCTGAGATACAGCTCCCTCATGAACAGTGTCCTCTCTGCTCAGCTGGTGCTCAGCTCCTGGCTGGGAGGTTTTCTGGCCATCTCTCTGCTGGCCTTTCTGACATCAAGACTGACTTTCTGTGGGCCAGATATCATCAATCATTTCCTCTGTGATATAGATTCCTGCCTTGCCCTCTCCTGCAGTGACACGTGGTCTGTAGAGTTAGCAACCTTCCTTGTCTCCATTATTGTTGTACTGGCCTCCTGTGTGGTAACCTTGGTCTCCTACATGTACATCATCTCTTCCATACTGAGAATCCAGTCAGTCCATGGCCGAAAAAAGGCCTTTTCTACTTGCTCTGCCCATCTCAGTGTCGTCACGATCTGGTATGGCTCTACCATCTTCCTGTACGTCAAGCCATCAGCCCGGAACTCCCTGGATCTGAACAAACTCGTAAATACCTTTAATACAATTGTAACTCCTTTGTTGAACCCTTTCATTTACACACTCAGGAacaaagaagtgaagaaagcTCTGGAGTGGGCTTTCCAGAAAAAGTGA